aaaaaaaaggatataGGCCATGGTTTTCAATTTCATGCCTCCATTCCAGCAAGAATCTTCCCCATAAGCCCCTCTTAACTCCGGCATCTGATCTGATCACCATCTGACAGTGATAGATGCATGGTTTCTGCCTAAATTATTTGACAGTTTGGTATGCTGACTCTTTAAATCTCGCTGATTTTTTAAATCTCGCTctttatatctatatatatggagTTTTTCTAAAAGATTCTCTCTATTTATCTACATGTTTTATCTGACTTTTTACCTCTCACTCCTAAATTATattcatctatattttattaatatatggCTCCCCGATGCCACTGCCTTCGCTACCACTCACCGATGTCCATCCTGTCCATGTCGCCGCCTTGTTCACACCTCGCTGTGCCCTCTCCTCACGCTTGCTCTGCTTCCTCTGCCGTTGCCTCCACGTCTAACCACTTGGCCGCCTCGAGATCCGCCGCGATCCACACGAGCTCCCACACTGCTCGCTCTGTGctgtcaccccccccccctcccacaTCTACGGCCACCTCTCTTGTGCCACCATCTTCTACCCCTCCCATGCTGCCACCCCGTGTCCGTGTCCACCACCAGATCGTTATCGACGTCAACCGTGCAGAGCTCTTCTGCGCCGCCTACAAGGAGTAAGTCTACGATCCCGATTTTAACGTTATCGATGAGAAGGGTCTAGAGGTCCACAAGACCACCCAGTCCACCTCGTCCTTCACCGTGGCCATCCTCTCTAGAGGCTCATCTCCCAAACACATGCGCGGCAGGTCAGGTGGGTCACGGTTCGGGACCCGTTGATTAGCCCAACTGCAGTTGGGCGGTCCTACCCTACTCGGCTGTGAGCTAACCAGGAAATCATTGAGCAAAGTTCAGACAGGGCCAGGATCAAGCAGCTCGCTGTGTCAGCAAATAAGCCATTCTTTTTCAGTACTCAAATAATGGCACATATTCGCAGTGAAATGATCACCAAACTGAAACTAGTAACTACTGGTCTTCTCTAACCGTCAGTTTGTCCCCTTCACCAGGGACAACGAACAAGTGATCATTCACTCAGCCAGTCACCAACCATGGCTTACTACAACAGCAGAGCTAGAGAGCTAGGAGCCGACGACTAACTGCTAATCAAAGGCCTTCTTCTGCAACACACGCCGGTCTCAAACAATTCTTCTGGATACACAAACACACTTACATGCATGGCTAGAAACGTCAGCAATAATCTACTCGTAGACGTATACATACATGACCATGCTGGCTGCAGGTCCACCACAAAATGCTGCATCTTGATTCTTGCATGGACCTGCATGAGTCGCTGCTAACCTAGCCACTCGTTTGTTGTCATATCCGTCCAGATCTACGCATATAACTTCTCATGAATACACTGTAGCGTACTAACGCAAACCAAGGACCAGCTCGATGGATCGACCACGCATCGCATCAATCGGCATACTACAACGAGACCCGGCTGTGCTAAGCTGGTCAGCTAGCTGGAGGACCAAGCTTGTGCAGTGCAGGCAGTAAAGGGGATCGCCGGCTGCGTACTGCAGACGCTGGCAGGCCACCTCTAATGAAGCATGCACAGGGAAACGGTTGCATCTGCTTAGTTGTACGTGATGCAAAAACAACACATCATGCATGGAGGCAGACTATAAGGCCTGAACGGAGCAGTGTGTCAGTATGGTCCTGAGtactaacctttttttttcaaaattatggCAAGAGCATTATCGATATTTTTCATAGAAGAAGATGATTCATCTAGTTTATAAAGAAAATTAGGTTGTAAGATTTAAAAGAAAAACCGGCAGACAACACATCACGCATGGAGGCAGATTATAAGGCCTGAACTGAGCAGTGTGTCAGTATGGTCCTGAGTActaactttttttttcgaaattaCGGCAAGAGCATTATCGATATTTTCCATAGAAGAAGATAATTGATTTAGTTTATAAAGAAAATTAGATctaaaaatctcacaactgtacGATTTAAAAGAAAAACCGGCAGACAACTCGAGATGATAATACGATCTCAACTCGAAACAGACGCCCACACCAAAAGACACAACCAAATAATAAGTAAGCACAATCTAACTCAACTCGCACGCTAACCAATCAAACAACTATCTCTCTCATGACATAACTCGGTCGGTGAAGCAATACTCCCACACCACACCTCTCTAACATACAAACCGGCAATGGTCCTGAGTACTAACACTTGACTGACATTTCTACGTTGCAAAAGCCGCCATGATTACCTCATTGGTCTGCAGCTGCTAGTCCATGATGAACGCAATGGCCCAAGGCATTAGTGTGGAACCATGCCATTGTTATCAGGACCAGCCTATCTGGCAATCTCAAACAGTTCGTGATGATGAATTAATATTGATGTAGCACACTATGTATGTATTTATGTACAGGGTGTGGCTTCTAGTATTTACTGTGATTAAGTTGCATTTCAAATCTCACTTGGACCAAGCATATGGGATTTTTACTCAGCTAGCATGCAGTCTTCTGAATAAAATTAGATTTGGACAGCCGGACACCAAACTAATGAGCTCATGAACATTATGAGCGTGTATAATGCAACAACCTAGCTTTCGCCCGTGAACGTACACGCATGCAGCTAGCGAAATATGTAGTCGCCACTAGCTTGCTCGATGGAACATGATCTGCCGCGTGACTGTGGCATAATGGTCCAAAAAAACAGAGTTGCACGACGAAGTGTTTCACGCTAGAGGTTAAAGGACAGAGAGATATACATGGGCCTAAGCCGAAAAGGATGCTACCATACTACTGGGCTACTGCTAGCACACAAGAACAGAGATAACTTCAAATGGATTTGGATTCTCCCTtcataaatatataccatatgTAATGGAATCTGACCTATATGTTAGGTCTTCATAAATTAGCTTAGGCTTGCTtggagaaaggaaaagaaaaatgttgATATGAATGATTGATGAGTAGTTGAATCCAGTATTACACTGCTTATACATAATGAAACCTTTCAATTAAATACACCTTGGAACAAGATAGAACGATTCTCCTAGTTAAAAAGACATCCATGTTTGGGAGGGACGACAGACTTCACAAGACTTCTCTGAACCTGCATGTGTGGCGACGAACTGAACAATTAGACGCAGACTGGCCGGCCATGCCAAGCCTAGAGATATTTAGCAACACTACATAACCAGTACATGATTCTCAAATCACAGGGCGTTTTGTTAATGCACTGAAGATGTTGGATACTTTATATTTGCAACCATTTCTGCTGACAAAACATGCAGCGAATCGTGGAAGGTGAAAATTAAGTTCAGTGCAGATAACCTGCACTgcagaacaacaacaaaaagcaCCGATTGACCATGCAACGTACCGTATCCGGTTAATTGATTCTGTCGGTAACCAGCAATTCAGCACGCATGAAAAGATGCTTCAGTAAGACACTGCGAGTTAATTAACAAATCAGTGGGTACGTACATTGTTCCTTACCACTGGAATTAGCTGTAACACATGGGTGCCCAATAGCAGACGCTGGGACGAAATGGAGGagctctcttcctcctcctccacctctttaTTTTAATGGCGTTCCAGCCAGTAGAGGGGGAGGGCTGAGGGGGCTTCCCAAACACACAGGAGACATGAACAGATAACCAAGTAGAGTAACTGACAGCAAATTATCAACATTTTTATGCTAATGgagatgcaacaatgcatgtAAGCTGAGGTTTTGTCTCGGCTCCATTATCCGATCGAATGTGTTAAGTAGCCCGGTAGTTTCCGTCGGAGATTCAGTCCTGTGGCTGTGTTGTATTATATGGGTTGCAGAAGTAAAAACACGATCGTGCATGGTCCAATTTTTCATAACAGACTAAACTAGGTCCATTGATGTCAAAATTCTCTTCTCTTTTGACTCATGACGTTGCACCTGACTTCAAATTTTTGTAGGATATTGTGAGTTGTGACCATgtcaaaaaaaggaaagaaaagttgTGACTTTCTATCCTCACAAAAAATTGGACTCATCAGGTGGAGATAGGATACAgatgctaattttttatttctatattttaaatttaaaaaattgtaaaattatgCAGCCATTTTGGGATTTTACAGTAATAGGTGCATCTCGTCTGTTCAGCGGACGAGAAGAAAAAAATCGCCCATCCACCAGGAGAGAGGTTTAAAAAGTATAAAAAGTAACGCGTTACAATGCTCTCAACTTTCAAAACACATTCTAAATAGTaataaaaaatctgaaaatttagaataaagaggatgctatcatctagcACTCCACAAAATTTCGGATAAAAATATGACCTGTGAGACAAATTCCAGCGATGCTTCTCATTATACAAGTAattttttgagttgaatttttgtGAAGCGCTAGATGATAGTATCCTCTACGCCATCAatgtgtttcataattttctatgactattttgatagtcttTTGAAGGTTTAGAACATTAGAACAcgatatttttatgatttttaaaccTCTTGCTCGGTGGATGTGCGGTTTTTACTTCTCGCACGTTGAACCGGCAGAGGTgcctatttttgtaaatttccAAAATGACCGCATAATTTcacattttttaaattaaaaaaatatataaataaataattctaCAAATGCTTGGGGCTCAGCCCATTAAGCCCGTTATGAACCTTCCTCTACGTATTGCAAGGCACGCGCTTGTGGCCCGGCCCATATGGACATACAGCCCAATAGATACCTCCGTCCTCCCCGTACTAGCATTGGCAAAGCTCTCCCCTCCTCTTCGTCTTCTCCTACTCCGCTTGCAGTCCTAGGGTTTTGCCCGCCGCGGCGCCGCACCGCAGCGCGATGGAGCCCACCTCGTCGGCGTCGATTGCGCGGCAGACGTGGGAGCTGGAGAACAGCATCCCCGCGGCGACCTCCGACCCGGACGCGATGGACGCGATCTACCGCTACGACGACGCGGCGCAGGCGCGGGCGCAGCAGGAGAAGCCCTGGGCCAACGATCCCCACCACTTCCGCCGCGCCAGGATATCCGCACTCGCGCTCCTCAAGATGGTCGTCCACGCCCGCGCGGGGGGCACCATCGAGGTCATGGGCCTCATGCAGGGCAAGTGCGAGGGCGACTCCATCATCGTCATGGATGCCTTCGCGCTCCCCGTCGAGGGCACCGAGACTAGAGTTAACGCCCAGGCCGACGCATACGAGTACATGGTGGAGTACTCAACCATCAACAAGCAGGTGAGCCTTCCCCCCTTCTTCTCGCACCTATCATCAATTCATCACTGCTCTGTTTGAAGCTCTCGATCTGACCAGACTGTAACGATGCTACCAATGTGGTGTCTAGGTGCTTGACTGCGTAGAAGTTTTATTGTTATAATAGTTGTTACTTGTTAGTGCCGTGGGGATTATCTGTTAAACttgtttatatgaaaatattgTGGGGTGGATTTTGTCAATGCTCCTGATCTGTTGCCTGTGTGTCTTTAATTTGTCTGGCTCCATGTTGCTAGTGTGATTTTCATACTTATGTGTTCCTTATTAACCTGTCTGGGTTTGTGTAATGCTGCCCTTAGATTGGTCGAGTCAAGCCCTTGAATGTTGGTAACATGATGATAACTGATTTATGTTTACTGCATGGCTCCTAAATTTTGCTGACATATATAGAATAGTAAATAGTTCCCCTTCTATGCAGCTCATCTAAGATTGATTATATCAGGTTAGGTTTTAATTTTTTGCCATCTGATTATATGGAATGTATGGAGTGCCTGAAATCATGCAATCGTATTTGTAATTCTAAGTTTTGTTTTCCATTCACCCTGTTGTGTTGAAAATTTATTGCTCGATATTTGAACTCCAAAAACTCGATCTGTTGAATTTGCCTTGTATGATGAAAGTGGCTCAATACATGACAGCAAAAGGGACATATTCAAATCATAGCCACGGTATGGAGGTTTTCGAACAAAATAACTATTATCAAACTATTTGTAAAAGTATGATAATATCATACAGGCCAAATACTACCTTTCGTGGGCTTCCTGGTACACCCACAACTTGCATTCTTCTGATGTATGCTTCATTGGGTTGCGTTGTCTCGATGTGTTAGTGTGTCTGTGTGTTTGCCATGCTAAATAGAAAAGTGAAAGAAAAGCAGATCACATAGGACTAGTGATAAAATATAGTTGTTTGCTATTTTAGAGTCTATGTCTAAACTTGTAGAGTATGGAATTCATACTTTTTTATAGATCTCTAACTCCCTATTTTTATTAGCCGATTTGCCTGTACTACTGGAGTATTAAAGTTTGTTTGCGCAGTACATTGGAATTCTTTTACACATATTCTGTCATCGTCAAAAATTATGTTAAAAGTAACTGCGTTTTTTCTTCATTTGCATAGGCTGGAAGGTTGGAGAATGTGGTTGGCTGGTATCACTCACACCCTGGCTATGGATGCTGGCTGTCAGGCATTGACGTGTCAACTCAGATGCTTAATCAACAATTTACAGAGCCATTCTTGGCCGTTGTGATAGACCCTACAAGGACTGTTTCTGCTGGCAAAGTGGAGATTGGAGCTTTTAGGACATATCCAAAGGATTACAAGCCACCGGATGAGCCTGTGTCCGAGTATCAGACCATACCTCTCAACAAGATAGAAGATTTTGGTGTTCACTGCAAACAGGTAACTAGATCGATTatctgtttctctctcttttcttggGCTCAAATGTGTGGTTTAATTCTGTTCTAACTGGATTTCATGCAGTACTATTCGTTGGATATAACTTATTTCAAGTCATCCCTGGACTCTCACCTCCTTGACCTGCTCTGGAACAAGTACTGGGTCAACACGTTGTCTTCATCGCCACTTCTGGGCAACAGGGATTATGTTGCTGGGCAGATCTTTGATTTAGGCAAGCATTTCATTTATGAGGATATAGTATTTCTATATTATATTTAGTTCACTTTAGTTCTCTCTTTGGATAGATCCAGATAAAGTGATGAACCATTTTACCCTATGCAGCTGATAAACTAGAGCAAGCTGAGGGTCAGCTGGCACACAATCGATTTGGCATGCTTATGCCATCACAACGAAAGAAAGAGGTCAGTTTGTGCATTTGTGTGTTCTCTAAAGTAACTTGTGTGTCCATTGATGGTCAACACTTCTCTTTTGCCCTTATGAAGTTTACTAGGATGAAACTGTTTAATCTGGCAAATCTATTGCCACCCAAACTTTTCCAGTTTTCTGCAACTTTTACTTGTCACAGGAAGTTGTTATCTTTTTAGTACTATATTAATGAGCTGTGTCTTCTTCTTTCTCATTTTCAATATTAAGTGGATCCATCGTACTGTGTACCCGCGCTTATATGAAATAAATGCGACTACAGTTGACACATTGAAGTCTCATAAGTGTCAAGATGTGACCTGTTTTCCCGTACTTTGTCATGTGTTAAATCTTCACGTGAGAGAATGAACGGGGAAGTGAAAAAAGTTGTAAACATTATCTATTGCTGTTTAAATATCACAATCAGAAGAGTAACAATTGTAGCATGGGCAGGCAATCTTTCTGATTGATTCCCCTCCAGTCCTGAAAGGCCTATAGCCTCACAAGTAGCCCAGGAACTCACCCAAGACACACGTACACTGGCAGTGGTATTTTTTTGGTGCTGCAATGGCTTACtgccttttctgttttcttctctatttatacatTGCTGACCACTACAATATGGTCTGGGTCaatcagctaataactacagcaATTACTGCTTTAGttggctattattctccctaataTGCTAGCTGGAAATCCCGTGGTCaatcagctaataactacagccattactgctttaattggctattattctccctaatctgTTAGCTGGAAATCTGCACACATCAAAGCTTATTGCTAACAAGTCCAGGAATTACTTTCATAAACTAGCCGGCATTGTACCTAGAGGGGAAAATCGAaatgaaataaataaagaataaaGTCAACCCCAATATTTTTTTTCGGAgccgttttttttttcctgtccccTCACCCCGGCGTAGCACTTCGCTTCCGGTTCTTTGTTACTGGACAAGGACATAAGGGTCTCAATGAAATCCTAACAATATCATGCAATGCTCAATtatctcttattttctttttacctCATAAAGGAAACAAAACCGTTAGGTGGTATACTATACTGTTTGTTTATTAGAATTCCGGCTATTAAGTAACTCTAAATGAATTGTGGATACATCTGTATCCTTAACATACTGAAACGCCTGGGCACCCAGAGGTGTGGTATGCACTCTTAGAACGTGTCTTTCGATAGTTTTATGAGCTTACCCCCTCCAAACAATTCGCGCTAAGATTGATTATTGCTGCTATCCAATTCGAACTATCTATGGAGTATAAAACAGTATAGGAGTAGATTGAAGGGCATGCCTTTATGCCTGGTAAAAAGTGACTCAGCAGGCAAATAAAGGGAAGTCGTGAAGTTCTTATGATCGAGCCCCTAGGGAAGGCTCTGTTTGATACTTAAGTTACACAAATATGCCATTATATCTTGTAGCAGTGAACTTTGTTCCACTCAATTACTTTAGTGGGAGGATTCTTGAGGCTGAGAACACAAAACAATGATagtaaatgtgaaatatgatcCATGTAGGTAGTACGATTTGAAAAGTGTGGTCCATTCTTTTATTACTTTGTTTGGTTGCAAAAAATGTAGTCAAGTTTATCTTTGGCAGTACATCAGTTCAGATATCAGCAGAATCTAAAGTAATCTCTTCTTACAAGCAATtggttttagtttattttcttattGTAATATGTGTCACTTACATTGTGATGTTTACACACCAAAAGCAGACATGATTCTTAACATATTTTCCTCTGTGGCATCCTTCAAGTGTTTATGGCTATGTAATTTTGCATTAGCAGGATTACCAGTTAATTTGTTGGCTCTTGTTAGAGAACTTAATACAGTTTCTTTTTCGTTTATTTTGTTCTATGCTTTCTTCAGCAAGAGGAGTCTCCACTGGCTAAGGTAACTCGGGATAGCTCCAAAATTACAGCTGAACAGGTTCACGGTCTCATGTCACAGGTGATCCTTGATTTTTGTCTTTACTCGTGGCGTGGTTTAATTCTCCCTATATATTTTCTTATCTTGCCCTAATATTTGCCTTATGATGCCGTCAGGTCATAAAAGACGTCCTCTTCAATTCTGTGCACCCGACAAGCAAGGCAAGCACAAGTGGTCCAGATTCATCTGGGCCTGAGCCTATGGTTGAAGCCTGAGAGTTCCATCGAATTGCTACAGTATCTGAGTTGTCATCACTTGCGATCTTGGCCAGCATAAGCTGAGTTACATTTGTCAAGACAGAACTATTATGTAATTATGAGTTGCCTTCATCTTGGGCTGCCACTGAGAGGGGGACGTGATTTACTTCACTAGTAAAATTCACTCTCTATTTCACCAGTGTGCATGGTAGGTTGATCACTATGTTAATGTACATGTTAATCGGTCGTGCAACCAGTCGTTGATGTTCTTTCTGACAGGTACCATCTGCCTTTTGGTTTTATGCTTCACACTAGAGATGACTTTGAAAGCTCAAACAGTACTTTTATAATAGGTTAGCAATTAGTTTAAGACTGTGCGCTTGGTTGGGTTTTCCAAGCTTTAATTCCTGACTAGGGTGACGGGGTTAACTGTAAGGAGATCTACTTTCGGAGACCTGAAGAAAAGTATCAGGGAGTTGCGCTTGCCGGTCTGAATCGGTCGTTGGCCGGCCTGAATCGGTCGGTGGGTTGTGATGCTTTTTGGTGTTTATCGCTCTTGACTAATGACTTCAACCGATGGGGGGCGTGGCTACTACGCAATGGAGTATAAGAATAGTCAATCATTGTTTTGAAGCGCTGAGAATGGAATGTTCCTTTGTTATTTATGTTGAGAACTGTAGGCAAAATCTGAGTTCATTACCCAGCAATCCAGGTAAAAATGACCTGGTCTTGGTACTCACCTGTCCAATGGCCAGCTACGCAATGGAGTATAAGAATAGTCAATCATTGTTTTGAAGCGCTGAGAATGGAATGTTCCTTTGTTATTTATGTTGAGAACTCTAGACAAAAATCTGAGTTCATTACCCAGCAATCCAGGTAAAAATGACCTGGTCTTGGTACTCACCTGTCCAATGGCCAGCTACGCAATGGAGTATAAGAATAGTCAATCATTGTTTTGAAGCGCTGAGAATGGTATGTTCCTTTGTTATTTATGTTGAGAACTCTAGACAAAATCTGAGTTCATTACCTAGCAATCCAGGTAAAAATGACCTGGTCTTGGTACTCACCTGTCCAATGGCCAGCATACAAAATCATGTATCTGGACCAGCCAAAGACAACTGGACTTCAATCCACAAATTCCACGTACAAAAGTTGCCCATGCACCTGAGAGCAAACGCCTCAACTCGCAGCACCATGAGTCTACTCACCATCCTCGCCTCGGCCTTCCTCCTGGCCACCACCTCGCCTTCCTCTGTACTTTCAGCAAGTGCAAGGCGGAGCATTCTACGGAGCGGCGACTCCATCGCCGTGGAGGACGGTCCTGGCCACGCTCTAGTGTCGCTGAGCGGCAACTTCTCGTGTGGCTTCCACAAGGTGGCCACCAACGCCTACACGTTCGCCATCTGGTTCACCAGCTCGGCCGATGCCACGGCCGCGTGGACGGCCAACCGCGACGCCCCCGTCAACGGCAGGGGCTCGCGTGCCGAGTTCCGCAAGGATGGGTCCCTGGTGCTGCAAGACTTCGACGGCCGGGTCGTGTGGAGCACGAACACCAGCGGCACGCAGGCCGACATCGTGCAGCTCCTCGACACCGGCAACCTCGTCGTGGCCAACGCATCCGGGTGCCCGCTGTGGCAGAGCTTCGACTGGCCGACCGACACGCTCCTCCCGGAGCAGCCCATCACTCGGTACAAGCGGCTGGTGTCGGCCTCCGCCAGGGGCTTGCCGTACTCCGGTTACTACAACTTCTACTTCGACAGCGACAACCTGCTCAACCTCATGTACGACGGCCCCGAGATCAGCAGCAACTACTGGCCGGACCCCTTCAACAAGTGGTGGGAAAACAACCGGACGGCGTACAACAGCAGCCGTTACGGCAGCCTCGACAAGTACGGCGGCTTCATGGCGAGCGACCACATGCAGTTCAACGCTTCCGACATGGGCGAAGGCGTCATGAGGCGGCTGACACTGGACTACGACGGCAACCTCCGGCTGTACAGCCTCGATGCGAC
This genomic window from Phragmites australis chromosome 7, lpPhrAust1.1, whole genome shotgun sequence contains:
- the LOC133925137 gene encoding COP9 signalosome complex subunit 5; amino-acid sequence: MEPTSSASIARQTWELENSIPAATSDPDAMDAIYRYDDAAQARAQQEKPWANDPHHFRRARISALALLKMVVHARAGGTIEVMGLMQGKCEGDSIIVMDAFALPVEGTETRVNAQADAYEYMVEYSTINKQAGRLENVVGWYHSHPGYGCWLSGIDVSTQMLNQQFTEPFLAVVIDPTRTVSAGKVEIGAFRTYPKDYKPPDEPVSEYQTIPLNKIEDFGVHCKQYYSLDITYFKSSLDSHLLDLLWNKYWVNTLSSSPLLGNRDYVAGQIFDLADKLEQAEGQLAHNRFGMLMPSQRKKEQEESPLAKVTRDSSKITAEQVHGLMSQVIKDVLFNSVHPTSKASTSGPDSSGPEPMVEA